Proteins from a genomic interval of Psychrobacter urativorans:
- the trmD gene encoding tRNA (guanosine(37)-N1)-methyltransferase TrmD, producing MYFAVISIFPEMFATIRDFGITGRAITQEQVTIECLNPRDYTTDNYRRIDERPYGGGPGMVMMAEPLSKAIDDARLRASQHGCRMDAAHCPVIYMSPQGQTLSENSVVSMADYDGMIILCGRYEGIDERLLAQYVDMEVSLGDYVLTGGELPAMVLMDSVIRRLPDIMGDDKSAEQDSFVDGLLDCPHYTKPHEFAGMAVPEVLLSGHHANIAEWRFSQQVERTQTRRPDLWQAFSPSVQQAKWLKALAKATKK from the coding sequence ATGTATTTTGCCGTGATTAGTATTTTCCCTGAGATGTTTGCAACGATTCGTGATTTTGGTATTACGGGGCGTGCAATCACTCAAGAACAAGTCACCATTGAATGCCTTAATCCACGTGATTATACCACTGACAATTATCGCCGTATTGATGAACGTCCATATGGCGGTGGTCCTGGCATGGTGATGATGGCTGAGCCATTATCTAAAGCCATTGACGATGCACGCTTGCGGGCAAGTCAACACGGTTGCCGTATGGATGCAGCGCACTGTCCGGTGATTTATATGTCACCGCAAGGGCAGACGCTGAGTGAGAATAGCGTGGTTAGCATGGCTGACTATGATGGCATGATTATATTATGTGGTCGTTACGAAGGCATTGATGAGCGCTTATTAGCACAATATGTCGATATGGAAGTGTCACTGGGTGATTACGTACTGACCGGTGGTGAGCTGCCAGCGATGGTGCTGATGGATAGTGTGATACGTCGTCTGCCCGATATCATGGGTGATGATAAGTCAGCAGAGCAAGACTCGTTTGTCGATGGTTTGCTGGACTGCCCACACTATACGAAGCCGCATGAGTTTGCGGGTATGGCAGTGCCTGAAGTACTGCTATCAGGTCACCATGCCAATATTGCCGAGTGGCGCTTTAGTCAACAAGTTGAGCGCACGCAAACACGGCGTCCTGACTTATGGCAAGCGTTCAGCCCCAGTGTACAGCAAGCTAAGTGGCTAAAAGCGTTGGCTAAAGCCACTAAAAAATAG
- a CDS encoding ATP-binding protein: protein MTTPPLPTRRNSGSTLSYSNSWLTTLMVAFIVIISVGITIWFFWRSFYLPELKTHARYLTSELQLTSSVKRDWRNNPEIRQWVYQHSHVTVIDNPNEFPEVEDKAFVGIFTDVLQREISAQLGRPVKVYFKFKPTPQLWVQDSRDSSFWIRESVVYYSQYSPTLLILFLFGLPILTLLTIILLAQQLNRPLRHLQRAANNYIRLGHATTLPTHKGPTEIRQVNMAFNQMFTTLNQAQKERTIMLAGISHDLRTPLTRMRLTAEMLPDDFFREGLIYDIEDMDAILEQFISFMKDGSDEPVSLTNLEVIFNEIMVQFAPMKFVYQSECHKAVPVRPLSIKRLIINLVNNANRYGKPPIYLSTTIVPTVVETAIAEDNIVSENAVNKEAQEQLIICVRDCGDGVAEDQLERIMQPFERGETARTTQGSGLGLAIVNRIARLHHGTVEAINHPDGGLQVCVRIPLISKVEGEDLERIASTEDIDV, encoded by the coding sequence ATGACGACACCACCCTTACCCACGCGCCGTAATAGCGGGTCTACACTGTCTTATTCTAATAGCTGGCTGACGACTTTAATGGTCGCATTTATTGTTATCATCAGTGTAGGAATAACGATTTGGTTTTTTTGGCGTAGTTTCTATTTGCCAGAATTAAAAACGCATGCGCGTTATTTGACTAGTGAGCTACAGCTGACCAGTAGTGTAAAAAGAGACTGGCGGAACAATCCTGAAATACGCCAGTGGGTCTATCAGCATTCACATGTGACCGTAATCGACAATCCCAATGAGTTTCCAGAGGTTGAGGACAAGGCTTTTGTGGGAATTTTTACGGATGTCTTACAGCGTGAAATTAGCGCACAACTGGGTCGTCCAGTTAAAGTTTATTTTAAATTTAAGCCTACCCCGCAGCTGTGGGTACAAGATAGCCGCGACAGTAGTTTTTGGATTCGTGAGTCGGTGGTTTATTATTCACAATATAGTCCAACCTTATTAATATTATTTTTATTTGGGCTGCCGATATTGACGCTGCTGACCATTATTTTACTTGCGCAACAGCTCAACCGTCCGTTACGCCATTTACAACGTGCCGCTAATAATTATATTCGTCTTGGTCATGCAACGACTTTACCTACGCACAAGGGTCCTACTGAGATACGTCAGGTAAATATGGCGTTTAATCAAATGTTTACCACGCTTAATCAAGCGCAAAAAGAACGAACTATCATGCTAGCGGGCATTTCACATGATTTGCGCACACCGCTTACCCGTATGCGCCTAACCGCAGAGATGCTACCGGACGATTTTTTTCGCGAAGGGTTGATCTATGATATCGAGGATATGGATGCCATCTTGGAGCAGTTTATCTCATTTATGAAAGATGGCTCTGATGAACCGGTGAGCTTGACCAATTTAGAGGTAATTTTTAATGAAATTATGGTGCAATTTGCGCCAATGAAGTTTGTTTATCAGTCAGAATGTCATAAGGCTGTACCCGTACGTCCGCTCTCGATTAAACGCTTAATTATCAATCTGGTGAACAATGCCAATCGTTATGGAAAACCACCGATTTATCTGTCTACCACCATAGTGCCAACAGTCGTAGAAACGGCTATTGCAGAAGATAATATCGTTAGTGAAAATGCGGTCAATAAAGAGGCCCAAGAGCAGCTGATAATCTGTGTGCGCGATTGTGGTGACGGTGTAGCAGAAGATCAATTAGAGCGTATTATGCAGCCCTTTGAGCGTGGCGAAACCGCACGCACCACCCAAGGTAGTGGACTTGGTTTGGCAATTGTGAACCGTATTGCGCGATTACATCATGGTACCGTTGAGGCCATTAATCATCCTGATGGCGGCTTGCAGGTCTGTGTACGCATTCCCTTAATCTCTAAAGTTGAGGGTGAAGACCTAGAACGCATAGCAAGCACAGAAGACATTGATGTTTAG
- the rimM gene encoding ribosome maturation factor RimM (Essential for efficient processing of 16S rRNA), translated as MSSVPDANTLMKIGQLKKPYGIKGWLWVFSDTDEHAEIFDIKQWWMKTASGMKPLTVKAWREQGTGLVAQFEQVPDRNVAETMNGVTIWVAKDVLPEPNEDEYYWSDLVGMRVMNEQDEYLGDITEMFATGAHDIMRVASTADSLDGEERLIPWHKQTVVTVDMAAKTVLVAWQSDY; from the coding sequence ATGTCCTCTGTTCCAGACGCCAATACCCTTATGAAAATTGGTCAGCTTAAGAAGCCTTATGGCATTAAAGGCTGGCTGTGGGTATTTAGCGATACAGATGAACATGCGGAAATATTTGATATTAAACAGTGGTGGATGAAAACAGCTAGCGGTATGAAACCACTAACCGTTAAAGCATGGCGTGAGCAAGGTACAGGACTGGTCGCTCAGTTTGAGCAAGTTCCAGACCGTAATGTTGCTGAAACCATGAACGGTGTGACGATTTGGGTCGCAAAAGATGTGTTGCCAGAACCAAACGAAGACGAATATTATTGGTCGGATTTGGTTGGTATGCGGGTCATGAATGAACAAGACGAGTATCTGGGTGATATCACTGAGATGTTTGCAACGGGTGCTCATGATATTATGCGTGTGGCATCAACGGCAGACAGTTTAGATGGTGAAGAGCGTTTGATACCGTGGCATAAGCAAACGGTGGTGACAGTCGATATGGCTGCCAAAACCGTACTTGTAGCATGGCAGAGCGACTATTAA
- the rpsP gene encoding 30S ribosomal protein S16 yields the protein MVVIRLARGGAKKRPFYQVVVADQRRARDGRYIENIGFFNPLAKESEEAVRLNMEAYHAWIAKGAQPSDRVASLVRAYNKAATTTEATA from the coding sequence ATGGTTGTTATTCGTTTAGCACGGGGCGGTGCCAAGAAACGCCCGTTTTATCAAGTTGTTGTTGCTGATCAACGCCGCGCGCGTGATGGTCGCTACATCGAAAACATTGGCTTTTTTAACCCGCTCGCTAAAGAGTCAGAAGAAGCAGTACGCTTAAACATGGAAGCGTATCATGCGTGGATTGCTAAAGGTGCACAACCTTCAGACCGCGTTGCTTCATTAGTAAGAGCTTACAACAAGGCTGCAACTACTACTGAAGCGACTGCTTAA